From a region of the bacterium genome:
- a CDS encoding enoyl-CoA hydratase/isomerase family protein, with protein sequence MAVESQIKSALNAKPLPIFKVGVVGGGAMGGGIAQVVSNAGLPVIIKDINQDAVDKGLAAARKVYEGRVKKGKMSASEMEQKMALVSGTTTWDGFDDVDLVIEAVTEKMDIKKAVFAELDKVTPKHAILASNTSALSVSELGSVTSRPGKVAGLHFFNPAPVMKLVEVIAGKESTDETMATLLAFCKDIRKHPVLVKDGAGFLVNRLLLASFNEAVTALQEGAATAEQIDMVVPTKGFPMGPFTLADMLGVEVCNEVVHTLHDAFGNRFQPTELLDWMVAEGRWGQKKGAGFYSYNDEATNPVPGKIDAIIAKNGKAKVPFEVDRFILPMINEAAILIEDGVAAAEDVDPAMQMGTGMGRGPLMLADMMGLDTVVERLKFYQTELGDRFKPAPLLEKMVAEGKLGAKSGQGFHAHEAVEEGQKTRTFIKVQQDEAVAVVTIDNPPANALNSAVIFELHEVLLELEADNTTKAIVLTGAGQMAFVAGADIKEIAEIKSGPEAKQMVAAANEVFNRIEALKKPIIVAVNGFCLGGGCELAMACHIRIASDKARFGQPEINLGIIPGFGGSQRLPRIIGYGNATEWLLTGDMYTAQQALRVGLVQKVVPAGDEVAQAVALAKKIATKGRLAIQYMMEALHGGQNKPIKEAVKLENEKFGAVCETEDKQIGVKAFITKTQPKFVDR encoded by the coding sequence ATGGCAGTCGAATCCCAGATCAAGTCCGCCCTGAACGCCAAGCCGCTTCCCATCTTCAAGGTGGGGGTCGTCGGCGGTGGGGCCATGGGCGGCGGCATCGCCCAGGTCGTCTCGAACGCGGGCTTGCCGGTGATCATCAAGGACATCAACCAGGACGCGGTGGACAAGGGCCTCGCGGCCGCCCGCAAGGTCTACGAGGGCCGCGTCAAGAAGGGCAAGATGTCCGCCTCCGAGATGGAGCAGAAGATGGCCCTCGTCTCGGGCACGACCACCTGGGACGGCTTCGATGACGTGGATCTCGTCATCGAGGCGGTCACCGAGAAGATGGACATCAAGAAGGCCGTCTTCGCCGAGTTGGACAAGGTCACCCCCAAGCACGCCATTCTCGCCTCCAACACCTCGGCCCTCTCGGTGAGCGAGCTGGGTAGCGTCACCTCGCGTCCCGGCAAGGTCGCGGGCCTGCACTTCTTCAACCCGGCCCCGGTCATGAAGCTGGTCGAGGTCATCGCGGGCAAGGAGAGCACCGACGAGACCATGGCGACGCTCTTGGCCTTCTGCAAGGACATCCGCAAGCACCCCGTCCTGGTCAAGGACGGCGCGGGCTTCCTGGTCAACCGCCTGTTGCTCGCGAGCTTCAACGAGGCCGTGACCGCCCTCCAGGAGGGTGCCGCCACCGCCGAGCAGATCGACATGGTGGTGCCCACCAAGGGCTTCCCCATGGGCCCCTTCACCCTGGCCGACATGCTGGGCGTCGAGGTCTGCAACGAGGTCGTCCACACCCTGCACGACGCCTTCGGCAATCGCTTCCAGCCCACCGAGCTGCTCGACTGGATGGTCGCCGAGGGCCGCTGGGGCCAGAAGAAGGGCGCCGGCTTCTACTCGTACAACGACGAGGCCACCAACCCCGTGCCCGGCAAGATCGACGCGATCATCGCCAAGAACGGCAAGGCCAAGGTACCCTTCGAAGTCGATCGCTTCATCCTGCCGATGATCAACGAGGCCGCGATCCTGATCGAGGACGGCGTGGCCGCCGCCGAGGACGTGGATCCCGCCATGCAGATGGGCACCGGCATGGGCCGCGGCCCCCTGATGCTCGCCGACATGATGGGCCTCGACACGGTGGTCGAGCGCCTCAAGTTCTACCAGACCGAGCTGGGCGATCGCTTCAAGCCCGCCCCCTTGCTCGAGAAGATGGTCGCCGAGGGCAAGCTCGGCGCCAAGTCCGGCCAGGGCTTCCACGCCCACGAGGCCGTAGAGGAGGGTCAGAAGACCCGCACCTTCATCAAGGTGCAGCAGGACGAGGCCGTGGCGGTCGTCACCATCGACAACCCGCCCGCCAACGCCCTCAACTCGGCCGTCATCTTCGAGCTGCACGAGGTCCTCCTCGAGCTCGAAGCCGACAACACGACCAAGGCGATCGTGCTCACCGGCGCCGGCCAGATGGCCTTCGTCGCGGGCGCCGACATCAAGGAGATCGCCGAGATCAAGAGCGGCCCCGAGGCCAAGCAGATGGTGGCGGCGGCCAACGAGGTCTTCAACCGGATCGAGGCCCTCAAGAAGCCCATCATCGTCGCGGTCAACGGCTTCTGCCTGGGCGGCGGCTGCGAGCTCGCCATGGCCTGCCACATCCGCATCGCCTCGGACAAGGCCCGCTTCGGCCAGCCCGAGATCAACCTGGGCATCATCCCGGGCTTCGGCGGCTCCCAGCGCCTGCCCCGCATCATCGGCTACGGCAACGCCACCGAGTGGCTCTTGACCGGCGACATGTACACGGCCCAGCAGGCCCTGCGCGTCGGCCTGGTCCAGAAGGTCGTGCCGGCGGGCGACGAGGTCGCTCAGGCCGTGGCGCTGGCCAAGAAGATCGCCACCAAGGGCCGCCTCGCCATCCAGTACATGATGGAGGCCCTCCACGGCGGCCAGAACAAGCCCATCAAGGAGGCCGTCAAGCTCGAGAACGAGAAGTTCGGCGCGGTTTGCGAGACCGAGGACAAGCAGATCGGCGTGAAGGCCTTCATCACCAAGACTCAGCCCAAGTTCGTGGATCGGTAA
- a CDS encoding thiolase family protein gives MKQVVLVDGIRTPFGNFGGALKDLNAPELGRIVLAELLARNPQAADAIDQVIMGSCGQGSEAPNLARVVALKAGIPLDKPAYTVHRNCGSGMQAIINGFQEIQAGDAEVLAVGGIESMSSYPYISRDMRFGKRIRHAEFIDSMWEGLTDPVCNLLMGQTAENLVEEFGLTREEQDQYAVNSHKKAFRAARSGNFAEEIMTVNVPKKAGGKDVAPEPVSTDEGPNPALSLQMLSMYPTIFKKGGSVTPGNACGTNDGAVALLMMTEDKAQALGYKPMAIIRSYVNVGLEPERMGMGPAYAIPKALAKAGLTLDQMDVIEVNEAFAAQVLSVAKKLELDMDKLNPNGGAIALGHPVGASGARLALTLSRELQRRGAKYGVASLCIGGGQGIAMVLENPNA, from the coding sequence ATGAAACAAGTCGTCTTGGTGGACGGGATCCGCACGCCCTTCGGCAACTTCGGCGGGGCCCTCAAGGACCTCAACGCGCCCGAGCTGGGGCGCATCGTGCTGGCGGAGCTGCTCGCGCGCAACCCGCAGGCGGCCGATGCCATCGATCAGGTGATCATGGGCTCGTGCGGCCAGGGCTCCGAAGCCCCCAACCTCGCCCGCGTCGTGGCCCTCAAGGCCGGCATCCCCCTCGACAAGCCCGCCTACACCGTCCACCGCAACTGCGGCTCGGGCATGCAGGCGATCATCAACGGCTTCCAGGAGATCCAGGCGGGGGACGCCGAGGTCCTCGCGGTCGGCGGCATCGAGTCCATGAGCTCGTACCCCTACATCAGCCGCGACATGCGCTTCGGCAAGCGCATCCGCCACGCCGAGTTCATCGACTCCATGTGGGAGGGCCTCACCGACCCGGTCTGCAACCTCCTGATGGGTCAGACCGCCGAGAACCTGGTCGAAGAGTTCGGCCTCACCCGCGAAGAGCAGGACCAGTACGCCGTCAACTCCCACAAGAAGGCCTTCCGCGCCGCGCGTTCGGGCAACTTCGCCGAGGAGATCATGACGGTCAACGTCCCCAAGAAGGCCGGCGGCAAGGACGTGGCCCCCGAGCCCGTCTCGACCGACGAGGGGCCCAACCCCGCCCTGTCGCTCCAGATGCTCTCCATGTATCCGACCATCTTCAAGAAGGGCGGCTCGGTCACCCCGGGTAACGCCTGCGGCACCAACGACGGCGCGGTCGCCCTCCTGATGATGACCGAAGACAAGGCCCAGGCCCTCGGCTACAAGCCCATGGCCATCATCCGCTCGTACGTCAACGTCGGCCTCGAGCCCGAGCGCATGGGCATGGGGCCCGCCTACGCCATCCCCAAGGCCCTCGCCAAGGCCGGTCTCACCCTCGACCAGATGGACGTGATCGAGGTCAACGAGGCCTTCGCCGCCCAGGTCCTCTCGGTCGCCAAGAAGCTCGAGCTGGACATGGACAAGCTCAACCCCAACGGCGGCGCGATCGCCCTCGGCCACCCGGTCGGTGCTTCGGGCGCGCGTCTGGCCTTGACCCTGAGCCGCGAGCTGCAGCGCCGTGGCGCCAAGTACGGCGTCGCGAGCCTCTGCATCGGCGGCGGCCAGGGCATCGCCATGGTCCTCGAGAATCCCAACGCTTAG
- a CDS encoding TetR/AcrR family transcriptional regulator → MAADTRERLTAEERRAQILRCATAVFARSNYRVAGMAEIAKEAGISEPTVYKHFTSKKQLFLTILDRVGDSTLRHWQELASDAPDPLTLLRRIGTSQYEIVLKRPDTLKIQFQALSEVEDDEIRAALRRHFASYADFLMKVLDAGRAARLLAADLDVTAAAWQLISVGFTLNLASLLGFEEEFSRERMQLMGDQMILTFGSGQGAAPLESGSDGASGFRTHRKGS, encoded by the coding sequence ATGGCCGCTGACACCCGCGAACGCTTGACGGCCGAGGAGCGCCGGGCGCAGATCCTGCGCTGCGCCACCGCGGTCTTCGCCCGATCCAACTATCGGGTCGCCGGGATGGCCGAGATCGCCAAAGAGGCGGGCATCTCCGAGCCGACGGTCTACAAGCACTTCACCAGCAAGAAGCAGCTCTTCCTCACCATCCTGGACCGGGTCGGCGACAGCACCCTGCGCCACTGGCAGGAGCTCGCCTCGGACGCCCCCGATCCCCTCACCCTCTTGCGCCGGATCGGCACCAGCCAGTACGAGATCGTCCTCAAGCGCCCCGACACCCTCAAGATCCAGTTCCAGGCCCTCTCCGAGGTCGAGGACGACGAGATCCGCGCGGCCCTGCGTCGTCACTTCGCCTCGTACGCCGACTTCCTGATGAAGGTCCTGGACGCGGGGCGCGCAGCACGGCTGCTCGCGGCCGATCTGGACGTGACGGCGGCCGCCTGGCAGCTCATCTCGGTCGGCTTCACCCTCAACCTCGCCTCGCTGTTGGGCTTCGAAGAGGAGTTCAGCCGGGAGCGGATGCAATTGATGGGGGATCAGATGATCCTCACCTTCGGAAGCGGCCAAGGCGCCGCGCCCCTCGAGTCCGGGAGCGACGGCGCTTCCGGTTTCCGCACGCACAGAAAGGGTTCCTAG
- a CDS encoding DUF362 domain-containing protein, whose translation MTAEVYFAQRRATGGGGLMDKIEQLLDAAGLAQIVASGDRVAVKTHFGEPGNTTHIRPEILRRLIKKVRQAGANPFVTDTNARRSPRRTEAVGHLEVASAHGFNCQTLGAPVLIADGVDGLHGTTYPTGGTQPGTVAIAGAIDDAEAIVVANHVTFHPEVGFCGALYHLGLGALTRESKLALSTVATEALVLAGGAPAAAETASEPTALPPDLLAARVAEAFGVVHRSKGGKILYCNILMDLTPDPDGASWSDAAVIPDVGILVSRDPVGLDQATADFLNMQTGIPGTRLMDPATPDKIRSLAPAADWDYLLELVARDGLGSRDYELLII comes from the coding sequence ATGACCGCTGAAGTCTACTTCGCCCAGCGCCGAGCGACCGGCGGAGGCGGCCTCATGGACAAGATCGAGCAGCTTCTCGACGCGGCGGGCCTCGCCCAGATCGTCGCCAGCGGCGATCGCGTCGCGGTCAAGACCCACTTCGGCGAGCCGGGCAACACCACCCACATCCGCCCCGAGATCCTGCGGCGCCTGATCAAGAAAGTGCGCCAGGCTGGCGCCAACCCCTTCGTCACCGACACCAACGCGCGCCGCTCGCCCCGGCGTACCGAGGCGGTGGGCCACCTGGAGGTGGCGAGCGCACACGGCTTCAACTGCCAGACCCTGGGGGCGCCGGTGCTGATCGCCGATGGGGTGGACGGCCTCCACGGCACCACGTACCCGACCGGGGGAACGCAGCCGGGGACGGTGGCGATCGCGGGCGCCATCGACGACGCCGAGGCCATCGTCGTCGCCAACCACGTCACCTTCCACCCCGAGGTCGGCTTCTGCGGCGCCCTCTACCACCTGGGCCTGGGGGCCCTGACCCGCGAGAGCAAGCTCGCCCTCAGCACGGTGGCGACCGAAGCCCTGGTGCTGGCAGGTGGCGCCCCGGCGGCTGCCGAGACCGCCTCCGAGCCGACCGCGCTGCCTCCGGATCTGCTGGCGGCAAGGGTCGCCGAGGCCTTCGGTGTCGTCCACCGTTCAAAGGGTGGCAAGATCCTCTACTGCAACATCCTGATGGACCTCACCCCCGACCCGGACGGGGCGAGCTGGAGCGACGCGGCGGTCATTCCGGACGTGGGGATCCTCGTCTCGCGCGACCCGGTGGGCCTCGACCAGGCCACGGCCGACTTCCTCAACATGCAGACAGGCATACCGGGCACCCGCCTGATGGACCCCGCCACCCCAGACAAGATCCGCAGCCTCGCCCCTGCCGCCGACTGGGACTACCTCCTGGAGTTGGTCGCCCGCGACGGGCTCGGCTCGCGCGATTACGAGCTGCTGATCATCTGA
- the rph gene encoding ribonuclease PH gives MPRPDGRKPDQLRPLTIQRGFTKHAEGSVLISFGDTKVLCNASVEERVPPFLKGTGKGWVTAEYSMLPRATHTRSSRESSIGKVGGRTHEIQRLIGRSLRGVCDLYGFGERQITLDCDVIQADGGTRTAAITGAWIALHDAFTTLVTQGKLDRMPRLDPLAAISVGVVDGEAVLDLCYDEDSRAETDMNVVATGSGHYVEVQGTAEGEPFDRQMVNRMLDLADAGIQELIAAQRQAIRQPVEA, from the coding sequence ATGCCCCGTCCCGACGGCCGCAAGCCCGACCAGCTCCGCCCCCTCACCATCCAGCGCGGCTTCACCAAGCACGCCGAAGGATCGGTGCTCATCAGCTTCGGTGACACCAAGGTCCTCTGCAACGCCAGCGTCGAAGAGCGGGTGCCTCCCTTCCTGAAGGGAACGGGCAAGGGCTGGGTGACCGCCGAGTACTCCATGCTCCCCCGGGCGACCCACACCCGCTCGTCGCGCGAGTCGAGCATCGGCAAGGTCGGCGGCCGCACCCACGAGATCCAGCGCCTCATCGGCCGCTCCCTGCGCGGGGTGTGCGACCTGTACGGCTTCGGCGAGCGTCAGATCACCCTCGACTGCGACGTGATCCAGGCGGACGGCGGGACCCGCACCGCCGCCATCACCGGCGCCTGGATCGCCCTCCACGACGCCTTCACGACCCTGGTCACCCAGGGCAAGCTCGATCGCATGCCCCGCCTGGATCCGCTCGCGGCCATCAGCGTCGGCGTGGTGGACGGCGAGGCCGTCCTCGATCTGTGCTACGACGAGGACTCGCGCGCCGAGACCGACATGAACGTGGTCGCCACCGGCTCGGGCCACTACGTCGAGGTCCAGGGCACCGCCGAGGGCGAGCCCTTCGACCGGCAGATGGTCAACCGCATGCTCGATCTGGCGGATGCGGGGATCCAGGAGCTGATCGCCGCCCAGCGCCAGGCGATCCGCCAGCCGGTCGAGGCCTAG